In the genome of Chryseobacterium arthrosphaerae, one region contains:
- a CDS encoding YwqG family protein, translated as MDPRIQKIKDIIERPATEFITGGFRPQNTLEESWIGRVFAYAGHEEIPLDQKGNPMMPLLQLYLPNQPFVPELIKDKKLITVFMSYDFPENLEKMGSNWVIREYDNLEDIVIKDLKSPTSYLKPFPMRSQLFPKDAPLWDGGGIEDIDYRLISEIVRLETEGLFNSYFDIINHSYCTKLGGYPSFCQPGIGFKDGFGEGSEFVFQISSDEKAYLNVVDSGSFMFAKNKDTGEWSLYYDFY; from the coding sequence TCCGAGAATACAAAAGATCAAAGACATCATAGAACGGCCTGCCACGGAATTTATCACCGGGGGATTCAGACCGCAAAATACATTGGAGGAATCATGGATCGGACGTGTTTTTGCATATGCCGGACATGAAGAGATTCCTCTGGATCAGAAAGGCAACCCCATGATGCCGCTTTTACAGCTCTATCTCCCCAATCAGCCGTTTGTGCCGGAACTCATCAAAGATAAAAAGCTGATCACTGTTTTTATGTCTTATGATTTCCCGGAAAATCTTGAAAAAATGGGTTCCAACTGGGTGATCAGGGAATATGATAATTTGGAGGATATTGTCATCAAAGACCTCAAAAGCCCGACATCTTATCTAAAACCTTTTCCAATGCGTTCCCAATTGTTCCCTAAAGATGCACCGTTATGGGATGGCGGAGGAATTGAGGATATCGACTACCGTTTAATTTCTGAAATTGTCAGGCTAGAAACAGAAGGACTTTTCAACAGTTATTTCGACATTATCAACCACAGCTACTGTACTAAACTGGGTGGTTACCCTTCCTTCTGCCAACCCGGCATCGGTTTCAAAGATGGTTTCGGCGAAGGTTCTGAATTCGTTTTCCAGATCTCTTCAGACGAAAAAGCTTATCTCAATGTAGTAGACAGTGGAAGTTTTATGTTTGCCAAAAACAAAGACACCGGAGAATGGAGCCTGTATTATGATTTTTATTAA